A genomic window from Exiguobacterium acetylicum DSM 20416 includes:
- a CDS encoding DUF4385 domain-containing protein, with protein sequence MAFDYDLDFKTTDFRKEPEKYRVGRGEQGVLLVEPYKSEILPHWRFKTPDIAKESSEKIYEMYLAYKEDGDFVGMDMARKFIQMGHTRARRYANYKGGRKYKDKEKNELHTREIDEEKAKSAAIFQEKWDLIRADEEYLALKREHQKQYG encoded by the coding sequence ATGGCGTTTGATTACGATCTCGATTTCAAGACGACGGATTTTCGTAAGGAGCCGGAAAAGTACCGAGTTGGACGCGGGGAGCAAGGGGTCTTACTCGTCGAACCTTATAAAAGTGAGATTTTGCCGCATTGGCGTTTTAAGACGCCGGACATCGCGAAGGAATCGTCCGAGAAAATTTATGAGATGTATTTAGCTTATAAAGAAGACGGAGACTTCGTCGGCATGGATATGGCGCGGAAGTTCATTCAAATGGGACATACGCGCGCACGACGTTATGCGAATTACAAAGGTGGACGCAAATATAAAGATAAAGAGAAAAACGAATTGCACACACGCGAGATCGACGAAGAAAAAGCGAAATCCGCTGCGATCTTCCAAGAAAAATGGGATTTGATCCGGGCGGACGAAGAGTATTTAGCGTTAAAACGGGAACATCAAAAACAATACGGTTAA
- a CDS encoding nitroreductase, which translates to MIIVIIYSEKVLSEEMKRMHAQQVIETRRSIRSYTEQPVPVELVEALLDTAIYAPNHKLREPWRFVLAIEDGQTRYVDALMELLTARGQFETKTSEQRQQAEQKLREVPVYLTVLCQVQGTPDQQLEDTLATAAMIQNLQLVATERGLGCCWKSGKHWFTPEYASLVDASENERVLGVIQIGWPAIVPPVKPRTSAKDKLTHF; encoded by the coding sequence ATGATAATCGTTATCATTTATAGTGAAAAAGTACTCAGTGAGGAGATGAAACGGATGCATGCCCAACAAGTGATTGAAACACGCCGGTCGATCCGGTCCTATACGGAACAACCCGTTCCGGTCGAATTGGTAGAAGCATTACTCGACACGGCGATTTATGCCCCGAATCATAAATTACGAGAGCCTTGGCGCTTTGTTCTCGCAATCGAAGACGGACAAACACGGTATGTCGATGCCTTGATGGAATTGCTGACAGCACGTGGTCAATTCGAGACGAAAACGTCTGAACAACGTCAACAGGCTGAACAAAAATTACGGGAAGTCCCGGTTTATTTAACGGTACTTTGTCAGGTACAAGGGACACCAGATCAACAGCTAGAGGATACACTTGCAACAGCTGCGATGATTCAAAATCTGCAATTGGTAGCAACAGAACGAGGTCTTGGTTGTTGCTGGAAGAGCGGGAAACACTGGTTCACACCAGAGTATGCCTCACTCGTTGACGCTTCTGAAAACGAACGCGTTCTCGGTGTCATTCAAATTGGTTGGCCTGCCATCGTTCCACCTGTCAAACCGAGAACGTCCGCAAAGGACAAGTTGACGCACTTTTAA
- a CDS encoding CDP-glycerol glycerophosphotransferase family protein gives MTEETLAPTLQAEVNYLELAGTTFRFEARLSGLTDFLRAEQTLFENPVSQQQPELEEPGDDYIQSEPAEALVPLERAIVFRNKRNKRTFICRFPFEGDWTEEFFTGELNLNHITTTGRPLPMGYFDAFFAIVQGQTILHEAPFGDTRSLIPVAYRVDTKHSNALILLEYELVVQYSEYSNSLGFHSLKKGESKRLIQVIDRYKKWKKNMKKRAFKFRRFTFKAIYNVTKWTQPIQENKVILASDSRSDISGNFAYILDEIERRNLDLDVKTFFKPNLQSRRDWRDKFTLPYHLATAKTILVDDFYPMIYPLNIRKGSDLVQVWHAVGAFKTFGYSRLGKPGGPSANSLSHRNYTKAIVSSHNVARHYAEGFGLREDQVIATGIPRTDMFFDQPFIEEAKARIYEEYPVFKQKKVIMFAPTFRGNGAKSAYYDFDQLDLDALYEALHEEYVFVLKLHPFIRRRMEIPEVYADFFLDLTDHREINELLFVSDILITDYSSTCFEFSLLNRPMLFFAYDLEDYISKRDFYYDFEEFVPGPIVKTSEELIERIKNKDFEMHNVKAFAEYFFEHQDGKSSARFVDQILLGENK, from the coding sequence TTGACAGAAGAGACACTTGCGCCTACTTTACAAGCCGAGGTCAACTACTTGGAATTAGCTGGAACGACTTTCCGTTTCGAAGCACGTTTAAGTGGATTGACTGATTTTTTGCGTGCCGAACAAACGTTATTTGAAAATCCTGTATCGCAACAGCAACCTGAACTTGAGGAGCCGGGCGATGATTACATCCAGTCCGAACCTGCTGAAGCGTTGGTGCCTCTCGAACGTGCCATCGTCTTCCGTAATAAACGAAACAAACGGACATTCATTTGCCGCTTTCCGTTTGAGGGGGACTGGACGGAAGAGTTCTTTACAGGCGAATTGAACCTGAATCACATCACAACGACAGGTCGTCCATTACCGATGGGCTATTTTGATGCGTTCTTCGCCATCGTTCAAGGGCAGACGATTTTACATGAAGCGCCTTTTGGTGATACGCGTTCGTTAATCCCAGTCGCTTACCGCGTCGATACAAAACATAGTAACGCCTTGATCTTGCTCGAGTACGAACTTGTCGTGCAGTATTCGGAATACAGCAACTCTTTAGGTTTCCATTCCCTGAAGAAAGGCGAATCGAAACGTCTAATCCAAGTCATCGATCGCTATAAGAAGTGGAAGAAGAATATGAAGAAGCGCGCGTTCAAGTTCCGTCGTTTTACCTTTAAGGCGATTTATAACGTCACGAAATGGACGCAACCGATCCAAGAGAATAAAGTCATCCTCGCTTCGGATTCTCGGAGTGATATCAGTGGGAACTTTGCTTATATCTTGGATGAGATCGAGCGTCGCAATCTCGATCTCGATGTGAAGACGTTCTTCAAGCCGAACCTTCAGTCTCGTCGCGATTGGCGCGATAAATTTACGTTGCCCTATCACTTAGCGACAGCAAAGACGATTCTTGTTGATGACTTCTATCCGATGATCTATCCGTTGAATATTCGTAAAGGCAGTGATCTGGTTCAAGTCTGGCATGCCGTTGGTGCCTTCAAGACATTCGGTTACAGCCGCCTCGGAAAACCAGGTGGTCCAAGCGCGAACTCGCTTAGTCACCGGAACTATACGAAAGCCATCGTCAGCTCCCATAATGTCGCTCGTCATTACGCAGAAGGATTCGGTTTACGCGAAGATCAAGTCATCGCGACCGGTATTCCACGGACGGATATGTTCTTCGATCAACCGTTCATTGAGGAAGCGAAAGCACGTATCTATGAAGAATATCCAGTTTTCAAACAAAAGAAAGTCATCATGTTCGCGCCGACGTTCCGAGGAAATGGTGCGAAGAGTGCCTATTATGATTTTGATCAACTTGATCTCGATGCGCTGTACGAAGCACTTCATGAGGAGTACGTCTTCGTTCTGAAACTGCATCCATTCATCCGCCGCCGGATGGAGATTCCTGAAGTTTACGCTGACTTCTTCCTCGATCTGACGGATCATCGTGAAATCAACGAGTTGCTGTTCGTCTCAGACATCTTGATTACGGATTACTCATCGACTTGCTTCGAGTTCTCCCTATTGAATCGACCGATGTTGTTCTTCGCGTATGACCTTGAGGACTACATCTCAAAACGTGATTTCTATTACGACTTCGAGGAATTCGTTCCGGGTCCAATCGTCAAAACATCGGAAGAGTTGATTGAACGGATTAAAAACAAAGACTTTGAAATGCATAACGTCAAAGCATTCGCAGAATATTTCTTTGAACATCAGGACGGGAAATCGAGTGCCCGGTTCGTTGATCAAATTCTGCTAGGTGAGAACAAATGA
- the kynU gene encoding kynureninase, translating into MTLQAKRTDAVARDEQDALAAYRDEFYLQPGSIYMDGNSLGLLSKRAEKTLLESLSDWKELGIDGWMKGRHPWFELSERLAALNAPLVGAQAEEVMVTGSTTVNLHQLVATFFQPTEGRDKILADALTFPSDIYALQSQLRLRGLDPETHLVQVPSRDGRFLEEDDIIAAMTDDIALIVLPAVLYRSGQILDMERLTKAAHDRGILIGFDGCHSVGAVLHAFHDWDVDFAYWCNYKHLNGGPGTVGGLFVHERHFGTLPGLTGWFGSRKDKQFDMDHTMTPAAHAGAFQIGTPHVLSLAPQIGALEMFDEVGIEAVRTKSLALTQYMMELVELELTPYGFVIGNPIDDKRRGAHLSLEHPEAARICKALKENRIIPDFRAPNIVRLAPVALYNTFTDVYDVVATLKRIMEDKEYERFANEREVVA; encoded by the coding sequence ATGACACTGCAAGCAAAACGGACCGATGCCGTCGCTCGGGACGAGCAAGATGCATTAGCCGCCTATCGTGATGAGTTTTACCTGCAACCGGGTAGTATCTATATGGACGGAAACTCGCTCGGTTTATTATCGAAGCGTGCCGAGAAGACGTTGCTCGAGTCGCTATCAGACTGGAAAGAACTCGGGATCGATGGCTGGATGAAAGGACGTCATCCTTGGTTCGAATTATCGGAACGTCTCGCTGCTCTCAACGCTCCGCTCGTCGGCGCACAAGCAGAAGAAGTCATGGTCACCGGCTCGACGACCGTCAATCTCCACCAACTCGTCGCGACATTCTTCCAACCGACGGAAGGACGAGATAAGATTTTAGCGGATGCGCTGACATTCCCGTCGGACATCTATGCCCTTCAAAGCCAACTTCGCTTACGTGGACTCGATCCGGAGACACACCTCGTCCAAGTTCCGAGTCGTGACGGTCGCTTTTTAGAGGAAGACGATATCATCGCCGCGATGACGGACGATATCGCGTTGATCGTCTTGCCGGCGGTACTTTACCGAAGTGGACAAATTCTCGATATGGAGCGTTTAACGAAAGCGGCACACGACCGTGGCATCCTGATTGGTTTTGATGGTTGTCATTCCGTCGGAGCCGTTCTCCATGCTTTCCATGACTGGGATGTCGACTTTGCCTACTGGTGTAATTACAAACACTTGAACGGTGGTCCTGGAACGGTCGGTGGATTATTCGTCCACGAACGTCATTTCGGAACGTTGCCTGGTCTGACGGGCTGGTTTGGTTCACGCAAGGATAAGCAGTTCGACATGGATCACACGATGACACCGGCGGCGCATGCCGGGGCATTCCAAATCGGGACACCACACGTCTTAAGTCTCGCTCCACAAATCGGTGCATTAGAGATGTTTGACGAAGTCGGTATCGAAGCCGTCCGGACGAAGTCACTCGCGCTGACACAGTACATGATGGAACTTGTCGAGCTGGAGCTTACACCGTACGGTTTTGTCATCGGAAACCCGATCGACGATAAACGCCGTGGGGCGCATCTCAGCCTCGAGCACCCGGAAGCGGCACGGATCTGTAAAGCACTCAAGGAAAATCGAATCATCCCCGATTTCCGAGCACCGAACATCGTTCGTCTAGCACCCGTCGCGCTCTACAATACGTTTACCGATGTCTATGACGTCGTCGCGACACTCAAACGAATCATGGAAGATAAAGAATACGAACGTTTCGCAAATGAACGCGAAGTCG
- a CDS encoding 2-C-methyl-D-erythritol 4-phosphate cytidylyltransferase, with the protein MIYAAILAGGKGTRMGNVDRPKQFLSIGERPIIVHTVEKFLLHEEFDRIIIVTPTAWINYTRDILEKYIGKDERLVITPGGQDRNESIMAAVNWIEEKNGLSDEDIIVTHDAVRPFLTHRIIKENIEAAQEFGSCDTVISAIDTIVASTNGKTITDIPVRDQMYQGQTPQSFQITKLKSHYESLSTEERAILTDACKILLLKGEDVALVTGELFNIKVTTPYDLRIANAILKERIHQ; encoded by the coding sequence ATGATTTATGCAGCCATTTTAGCTGGAGGAAAAGGAACACGGATGGGGAATGTCGATCGACCGAAACAATTCTTATCGATCGGAGAACGTCCAATCATCGTCCATACAGTAGAAAAATTCCTATTACATGAGGAGTTTGACCGCATCATCATCGTCACACCGACTGCTTGGATTAACTATACGCGCGATATTCTAGAGAAATACATCGGAAAAGATGAGCGTCTTGTCATCACACCAGGTGGACAGGATCGAAATGAATCGATCATGGCAGCGGTGAACTGGATCGAAGAGAAAAACGGTCTGTCTGATGAAGATATCATCGTTACACATGATGCCGTCCGCCCTTTCTTGACGCACCGCATCATCAAGGAAAACATCGAAGCGGCACAAGAATTCGGTTCATGTGACACGGTCATTTCAGCAATCGATACAATCGTTGCTTCAACGAACGGTAAAACGATCACGGATATTCCGGTTCGTGATCAGATGTATCAAGGGCAGACACCACAAAGTTTCCAAATCACGAAGTTGAAATCGCATTATGAGTCGCTCTCAACGGAAGAACGGGCGATTTTGACGGATGCGTGTAAGATCCTTCTTCTGAAAGGGGAAGATGTGGCGCTCGTCACAGGGGAACTATTCAATATTAAAGTGACGACACCATACGACCTACGGATTGCGAATGCTATCTTGAAGGAGCGGATTCATCAATGA
- a CDS encoding TetR/AcrR family transcriptional regulator produces the protein MSSSQPEKIDKRHLRTVRTREKLLSAARDVFLEQGFQTATISQVIKQAGVGYGTAYVHFEGKDELLVVLMEDVMSRFHAIAERTFEPATPMEAKERIVTQATDFLRLAEEERAMLRIVEQAIGVSYIVRAKWKAIRERFIDRISQDIEYAQKTGLARQDVDPKLVARGWFFANEMYLFEVVREEATATIEEIAHVLATIYTQGLYRIED, from the coding sequence ATGTCATCTTCTCAACCAGAAAAAATCGATAAACGTCATCTGCGTACGGTGCGGACACGCGAGAAACTGTTGAGTGCGGCACGTGACGTCTTCTTAGAACAAGGGTTTCAAACGGCAACGATTTCACAAGTGATTAAACAAGCTGGCGTCGGTTACGGAACCGCTTATGTCCATTTCGAAGGGAAAGATGAGCTACTCGTCGTTTTAATGGAAGATGTTATGAGCCGTTTCCACGCGATCGCGGAACGAACATTCGAACCGGCGACACCGATGGAGGCAAAGGAACGCATCGTGACCCAAGCAACGGATTTCTTACGTCTCGCGGAAGAAGAACGAGCGATGTTACGGATCGTCGAGCAAGCAATCGGCGTGTCTTACATCGTCCGTGCAAAATGGAAAGCGATTCGGGAACGGTTCATTGATCGGATCAGTCAGGATATCGAGTATGCGCAGAAGACAGGACTTGCACGGCAGGATGTCGACCCGAAACTCGTCGCCCGTGGTTGGTTCTTCGCGAACGAGATGTACTTATTCGAAGTCGTCCGTGAAGAGGCGACAGCAACGATTGAAGAGATTGCACACGTCTTAGCGACGATTTATACACAAGGACTCTACCGGATCGAGGATTGA
- a CDS encoding acyltransferase family protein: protein MTAPIKPVTTPTYDHWLGNYKVLLIFMVVFGHLIETFRDLPGNDSVRMAYNVIYLLHMPAFIFMSGYFFKQVRPKRILAFVALYFIWQSIHEIYLSYTQDDSLSEMLDGLLHPLVPNWTLWYLLGIIIWQTVTPAFQVMRFPLIVSILFALLINANPDSITNFLSLQKVVSFYPFFLMGYLVKERGWLTDAGWRKQMTAPIGRLTGLIVSLLIIIFMIVWTKNGFDTVWLFYRDTYGEFEVSLLKGAAIQLFLYAVSTIMIFSVLLLVPHRSFGDRFDQIGIQTLAIYLIHSFIVRLFRDSVPPAITESPLLLIGLSFLLATGFVWLLSSRPVVTIFRPLLSPNVKWLLKKEQ from the coding sequence ATGACTGCTCCTATCAAACCAGTGACTACCCCTACGTACGATCATTGGCTTGGGAACTATAAGGTCTTACTCATTTTCATGGTCGTCTTTGGTCACTTGATCGAGACATTCCGTGATTTACCCGGAAACGATAGCGTCCGGATGGCGTATAACGTCATTTACCTGTTGCACATGCCCGCTTTTATCTTCATGAGCGGCTACTTTTTCAAGCAAGTTCGACCTAAACGGATCCTCGCCTTCGTTGCCCTGTATTTCATCTGGCAATCGATTCACGAAATCTATTTGTCCTACACGCAGGATGATTCCTTAAGTGAGATGCTCGATGGATTACTCCATCCGCTCGTTCCGAATTGGACGCTTTGGTACCTGCTCGGGATCATCATTTGGCAGACCGTCACACCCGCATTCCAGGTGATGCGTTTTCCGCTGATCGTCAGTATCTTGTTTGCCTTATTGATCAATGCCAATCCAGATTCAATCACGAACTTCCTGTCGTTACAAAAAGTCGTCAGTTTTTATCCGTTCTTCTTGATGGGTTATCTCGTCAAAGAGCGCGGTTGGTTAACTGACGCCGGCTGGCGAAAGCAAATGACAGCACCCATCGGTCGACTGACCGGTCTGATCGTCTCTCTCTTGATTATCATCTTCATGATTGTCTGGACGAAAAACGGATTTGATACGGTCTGGCTATTCTACCGCGACACCTACGGGGAATTTGAAGTCTCGCTTCTGAAGGGAGCAGCAATTCAACTGTTCCTCTATGCCGTCAGTACGATCATGATTTTCTCGGTCTTGTTGCTCGTGCCGCATCGGTCATTTGGAGATCGATTCGACCAGATCGGCATCCAGACACTTGCGATCTACTTGATTCACTCGTTCATCGTCCGTTTATTCCGTGATTCGGTTCCGCCAGCCATTACGGAGTCGCCACTGTTACTGATTGGACTGTCCTTCTTGCTCGCTACCGGATTCGTCTGGTTGCTGTCGAGTCGCCCCGTCGTAACGATCTTCCGACCGTTGCTATCACCGAACGTCAAATGGCTATTAAAAAAAGAACAATAG
- a CDS encoding DM13 domain-containing protein, producing the protein MGIVIVFVLALVWWLASPLFLNESVDEGLPPGSSTVKQKEEESTTETSQPSPKETETELSGTFMNGEKNYKTSGDVKTLTVDDTLYLRFEDFQTTNGPDLFVYLVEPGEDTADGIRLGALKGNQGNQNYVIPKDVDLMKHSRVVIWCRAFDADFGTGDLKARNE; encoded by the coding sequence GTGGGAATCGTCATTGTTTTCGTACTAGCTTTAGTTTGGTGGCTCGCATCACCACTTTTTTTGAATGAATCAGTCGATGAAGGACTGCCGCCAGGTTCTTCGACAGTGAAACAAAAGGAGGAGGAAAGCACTACCGAAACGTCACAACCTTCTCCGAAAGAAACAGAAACTGAATTATCAGGTACATTCATGAACGGTGAAAAAAATTACAAAACATCAGGGGACGTTAAGACGCTAACTGTAGACGATACGTTGTATCTGCGTTTTGAAGATTTTCAAACGACGAACGGTCCAGATTTGTTTGTGTATTTAGTAGAGCCTGGTGAAGATACAGCAGATGGAATTCGTCTTGGTGCTTTAAAAGGGAATCAAGGGAATCAGAACTATGTGATTCCAAAAGACGTAGATTTGATGAAACATAGCCGTGTCGTCATTTGGTGTCGTGCCTTTGATGCTGACTTTGGAACAGGTGATTTAAAAGCAAGGAACGAATGA
- a CDS encoding ribitol-5-phosphate dehydrogenase, whose translation MINQVYQLVAPRQIEVTYDERSLNTDRVVVRPTYLSICHADQRYFTGSRSAEVLAKKLPMAMIHEGIGKVVHDPSGTFKKGTLVAMVPNTPTEEDDIIGENYLRTSRFRSSGYDGYMQDYVFLKADRLVEVPADLDPEVAAFTELVSVSVHALTRFEKIAHPRRETFGVWGDGNLGFITALLLRKLYPEAKLLVFGKTQSKLDYFSFADETYHIDQIPADVSFNHGFECVGGIGSQYAINQMIDYIIPEGTMALLGVSEDAVAINTRMILEKGLRVYGSSRSTPADFARTMELYQTHPDIPAYLSNLVSGVFQIRQIEDIHKAFENDLTNRFGKTVMEWCM comes from the coding sequence ATGATTAACCAAGTCTATCAACTCGTCGCCCCGCGTCAAATCGAAGTGACATATGATGAACGGTCATTGAATACGGATCGTGTTGTCGTGCGTCCCACGTATTTGTCGATTTGTCACGCGGATCAACGCTACTTCACGGGTAGCCGTAGTGCGGAAGTATTGGCGAAAAAATTACCGATGGCCATGATTCATGAAGGCATCGGAAAAGTCGTGCATGATCCGAGTGGAACATTCAAGAAGGGGACACTTGTCGCGATGGTTCCGAATACACCGACGGAAGAAGATGACATCATCGGTGAAAACTATCTGCGGACGAGTCGTTTCCGTTCGAGTGGATACGATGGATATATGCAAGACTATGTGTTCCTGAAAGCAGATCGTCTTGTCGAAGTACCGGCTGATCTTGACCCTGAAGTCGCGGCATTCACCGAGCTCGTCAGTGTATCGGTCCATGCCTTGACTCGTTTTGAAAAGATTGCCCATCCTCGTCGGGAGACATTTGGAGTATGGGGGGACGGAAACCTTGGTTTCATCACAGCACTTTTGCTACGTAAGTTGTATCCGGAAGCAAAATTACTCGTCTTTGGTAAAACGCAGTCGAAGCTTGACTATTTCTCGTTTGCAGACGAGACGTACCACATCGACCAGATTCCAGCCGATGTCTCCTTCAACCACGGTTTTGAATGTGTTGGGGGAATTGGCAGTCAATACGCGATTAATCAGATGATCGACTACATCATTCCGGAAGGCACGATGGCATTGCTCGGCGTATCAGAAGATGCCGTCGCGATCAACACACGGATGATTCTTGAAAAAGGTCTTCGTGTCTACGGTTCAAGTCGGAGTACGCCGGCTGATTTCGCACGGACGATGGAGTTATACCAAACACATCCTGACATTCCAGCTTATTTATCAAACCTTGTCTCAGGTGTATTCCAAATTCGTCAAATCGAGGATATTCATAAAGCGTTTGAAAATGATTTGACGAATCGGTTCGGAAAGACGGTCATGGAATGGTGCATGTAA
- a CDS encoding CDP-glycerol--glycerophosphate glycerophosphotransferase, whose protein sequence is MKQKIRLLQRRTVHYLLAVTYWLTKRLPIQPKKVVFATYRSDRLVDNFRAVYDELERRDLGYEYVFLLKRFPQSLAGQIQYVFHMMRATYELATARYFIIDDYYYPVYVSSLREGTEVIQLWHACGAFKKFGYSVLDKSYSPDDDYLKMVQIHRNYSKVYVSGEACIAPYADAFGMEQKRIYPLGVPRTDQLLNTARQTRVREKLYDRYPEWRKKRIILLAPTFRGNGQTTAHYDQELDFEKFRRELGPDTVLLLRMHPFVLNPPVVPDAYADQIINMTDYPDINDLMQIADILITDYSSVIFEFALLQKPMIFLVNDLQSYKAERDFYFPYETFVPGPIVSTFEDVIAWIKRGQFDTHKIETFANQFFTYQDGEATKRIVDHMLYDTIPEAPVYTKTPV, encoded by the coding sequence ATGAAACAAAAAATTCGGTTACTACAACGACGGACGGTCCACTATCTGCTTGCTGTGACGTACTGGTTGACGAAACGGTTACCGATTCAACCGAAAAAAGTCGTCTTTGCAACGTACCGTTCCGATCGTCTTGTCGATAACTTTCGTGCCGTCTACGATGAACTAGAACGACGCGACTTAGGGTATGAATACGTTTTTTTGTTAAAGCGATTCCCTCAATCGTTGGCGGGACAAATTCAATACGTCTTTCATATGATGCGAGCGACGTATGAATTAGCGACTGCCCGTTACTTCATCATCGATGATTATTATTACCCTGTATATGTGTCATCCTTACGGGAAGGGACAGAAGTCATTCAGCTATGGCATGCTTGTGGAGCCTTTAAAAAGTTCGGCTATAGTGTGCTTGATAAATCCTATTCACCGGATGATGATTATTTGAAGATGGTCCAGATTCACCGGAATTATAGTAAGGTCTATGTTTCCGGTGAAGCATGTATCGCCCCATATGCGGATGCTTTTGGAATGGAGCAGAAACGGATTTATCCATTAGGGGTTCCACGGACAGATCAGCTACTGAACACAGCACGTCAAACCCGTGTTCGAGAAAAGTTGTATGATCGATATCCAGAATGGCGTAAGAAACGAATCATCTTACTCGCGCCGACATTCCGAGGAAATGGACAGACAACGGCACATTACGATCAAGAGCTCGATTTTGAGAAATTTCGTCGGGAGCTTGGACCGGATACGGTTCTCTTGCTTCGCATGCACCCGTTTGTTCTCAATCCACCAGTCGTACCGGACGCGTATGCGGATCAAATCATTAACATGACAGACTATCCGGACATCAATGATCTGATGCAGATTGCGGATATTCTGATTACGGATTATTCGTCTGTCATCTTCGAGTTTGCCTTGTTGCAAAAGCCGATGATTTTCCTCGTCAACGATCTGCAGTCGTATAAAGCAGAACGCGATTTCTATTTCCCATATGAAACTTTTGTACCGGGACCAATCGTGTCGACGTTCGAAGACGTCATTGCTTGGATTAAACGTGGGCAATTCGATACACATAAAATTGAGACATTCGCGAATCAGTTCTTTACGTATCAGGACGGAGAAGCGACCAAACGAATCGTCGATCATATGTTATATGACACGATTCCAGAGGCGCCTGTCTATACGAAAACGCCAGTGTGA